ATGTATATATTTTCCGTCACGATCATCGACAATTTCCGGGTCCACATAGAAGGTCACCGGCATTTGCACCCGCTCTCCGGGTTGCAGAACCTGCTCTTCAAAGCAGAAACACTGGATTTTGTTGAAAAAGCCGCCCGCCTGATACGGCGTGACATTGTAGCTTGCTGATCCCGCGATGGGTCGATTTGTCGGATTATAGGCCTCATAAAAGGCGAGGCCAGTCTCTCCGATGCGCACTTCCATCTCGCGTTCGACCGGTTTGAAGCTCCAGGCCATTTCGCTGTGGATTGATCCATCAAA
This genomic interval from Paracoccaceae bacterium contains the following:
- a CDS encoding cytochrome c oxidase assembly protein, with amino-acid sequence MAMTGPAKTVAQTVSLVVFMGALAWASVPFYDWFCRVTGFGGVTGVSDVAPDDVLDQTIRIRFDGSIHSEMAWSFKPVEREMEVRIGETGLAFYEAYNPTNRPIAGSASYNVTPYQAGGFFNKIQCFCFEEQVLQPGERVQMPVTFYVDPEIVDDRDGKYIHTITLSYTFYEIDLPEGYAAVQDMEQPSDTSLN